DNA sequence from the Actinacidiphila yeochonensis CN732 genome:
GTCCGCGAGGTGCTGGACGCCGCCTGGCGCTACTCCGACGTCTCCGGCCGCCGGGTGTCCATCGAGTACGCGCTGATCCGCGACATCAACGACCAGGCGTGGCGGGCCGACCGGCTGGGCAGGCTGCTCAAGGGCCGCCGGGCGCACGTCAACCTGATCCCGCTGAACCCCACCCCCGGGTCGAAGTGGACCGCCTCCCGCCCGGAGGACGAGAGGGCGTTCGTCGCCGGGCTGCAGGCGCACGGGGTGCCGGTCACCGTCCGCGACACCCGCGGCCAGGAGATCGAGGGCGCCTGCGGTCAGCTGGCCGCCACCGCCCGCTGACCCCGGCTGGCCTGCTGATATCGTCTCCGACCGGGCGTCCGGCGGACCTCCGCCGGCCGCGGTCGGCGGGCAGGCCGCCAGACCACGGCCCTCCGGGCCGCGACCGCCCGGCACCGACCGTCACCGTCCGCGCCGAGGGACGGGACAGGAGCCGACCGGCCCTGACCGGCTCCGACCGGCCCGGCACCGGGCAGCACGACACGGCACAAGTGAACATCCGACAGGGGAGCGTCTGAGACGGCGCTGAGAGTGCGGCTGGGAGACCAGGCCGCAGACCCTCCAACCTGATCCGGGTCATACCGGCGTAGGGAGTCAACATGACCAGCACCATCCGAAGGCGTGCCGCGGGCGCGATCGTCCTGGCGGCGGCCGCGGCCACCGTCCTGGCGGGCTGCGGCAGCGGTGGCGGCTCCGGGTCCGCCTCGGGGAAGCCGTCCAAGACCGTCACCCTGGTCAGCCACGACTCCTTCGCCGCCTCCACGTCGGTGCTGGCGCAGTTCACCAAGGAGACCGGCTACACCGTGAAGGTGCTGCGCGGCGGGGACGCGGGCGCCGCCGTCAACCAGGCCATCCTCACCAAGGACGACCCGCGCGGCGACGTCTTCTTCGGCGTCGACAACACGCTGCTGTCGCGGGCCCTGGACAACGGGCTGTTCGACTCCTACACGGCCAAGGGCCTCGACAAGGTGGCCGCCGACGTGCAGCTCGACGCGGCCAAGCACCGGGTGACCCCGATCGACTCCGGCGACGTGTGCGTCAACTACGACCGCGCCTACTTCACCTCCCACCACCTCGCGCCGCCGCAGACCTTCGCCGACCTGGTCAAGCCCCAGTACAAGAACCTCCTGGTGACCGAGAACGTCGCCACCTCCTCCCCGGGCCTGGCCTTCATGCTCGGCAGCATCGCCACCTACGGCGACCAGCACTGGCAGACGTACTGGAAGCAGCTCAAGGCCAACGGCGTGAAGGTCGTCGACAGCTGGGAGCAGGCGTACGACAGCGACTTCTCCGGCTCCTCGGCCGGCCGCAAGGCCGGTGGCGACCGGCCGCTGACCGTCTCCTACGCCTCCAGCCCGCCCGCCGAGGTGGTCGGCGTCAACCCGCCGCCCGCGCAGTCGCCGGTGGGC
Encoded proteins:
- a CDS encoding thiamine ABC transporter substrate-binding protein; this encodes MTSTIRRRAAGAIVLAAAAATVLAGCGSGGGSGSASGKPSKTVTLVSHDSFAASTSVLAQFTKETGYTVKVLRGGDAGAAVNQAILTKDDPRGDVFFGVDNTLLSRALDNGLFDSYTAKGLDKVAADVQLDAAKHRVTPIDSGDVCVNYDRAYFTSHHLAPPQTFADLVKPQYKNLLVTENVATSSPGLAFMLGSIATYGDQHWQTYWKQLKANGVKVVDSWEQAYDSDFSGSSAGRKAGGDRPLTVSYASSPPAEVVGVNPPPAQSPVGVSTGTCFRQIEFAGLLHGAKNPAGGKAFIDFMISRTFQQDMPLQMYVDPVVEGAKEPAVFTRYGAKIAHPTTLPPATIADRRDDWVKTWNSLVL